Genomic DNA from Ilyobacter polytropus DSM 2926:
ATTTTTTATTCTATCTTTTTTTAGATGCTCTTCGAGAACCTCTGTAACTTTTAGCTTGTCCTCTTCGTGCTTCATATCAATAAAATCTATTATTATTATACCACTCATGTTTCTAAGTCTCAGCTGTCTAGGTATCTCTTTTGCAGCCTCTATATTGGTTTCAAAAACCGTATCCTCTAGATTCATACGTCCTGTATTTTTTCCGGTATTTATATCTATGCTTACCAAAGCTTCCGTCCTTTGGATTACAAGATAACCACCACAATCTAGCCATACAACCTCTTTTAAAGCCTTGTCTAACTGACTGTTTACCCCGTAGGTTTCAAACACAGGAAGGTTTTCATTGTAGAGTTTAATTTTAGTCTTCATAGAACTTTCACTAAAAGCATTTATATAATCTATAATCTCCCAGTATTTTTTTTCATTATCTATTACAAGCTCTTCTATATTTGAGGAAAATATATCTCGCAGAACGGTCTTAACCAATTCATTATCTCTGTAAATTATGTCTCCTGGCTTAGAGGTACTTATCTTCCTCTCTATATCATGCCATTTTTTTACTAAATATTCTACTTCTCTTTCAAAGTGAAGTTCATTTTTACCCTCTGCCGCTGTTCTTATTATAAAACCCATATTATCTGGCTTTATCTCTTTTAGCAGTTCTTCTAATCTTTTTCTCTCTTTATCATTCTTTATTTTCTGAGATATGGCTACATAATCGTTGTTTGGCATAAGTACCAGATATTTACCTGGAATAGTATAGTGAGTCGTTACCCTCGCTCCCTTTGTTCCTCTAGGATCCTTTAGTATCTGTACAACCACCTCGTCTCCTACATTTAGAAGGTCTTCTATTGGCCTATCGCTGTTCTCTATACCATCAAGATACATCTCTTCAAATTCTCTTAAGTCCTTGACATACAAAAAAGCATTTTTTTCAAGTCCTATATCCAAAAATGCAGATTCCATACCAGGGAGTACATTAGCCACTCTCCCTTTATATATATTCCCTGTGACTTTTACCTCATCACTTCTTTCGATGAAAAACTCAGTAAGTTTATCATCTTCTAGTAAAGCTGCTCGGGTTTGAAAATCATCAACATTTATAATTATCTGATTCATCTTATTATTACTCCGTTCAAAATTTCTTCTCTCGTTATCAGATTTCCATTTACACTTATCTTTTTTAAACTTAAATTGTTGTCGATAGATATCTTAAAATTCTTGCCCAGATTTTTTTTGTTAATTCCCCTGTTACCAACAATCTTTGATATGTTTTTTTCATTTGCTTTTATATGCAAATTTCCCTCTTTATCTTTTTTCTGACTCAAAAACCTAAAGTATATCTCACCTTCTACCAGTTCACGGAATGAAGGATGAAAGGGACCGGATACTATAACTCCGTCCTCTCTTATATCTTCTGAAGGTTGCAGTCCCACTCTGATTATGTTTATTCCTTCTTTTTCAAAAAGTGCGTAAATAGGAACCACTCTTTCGACTGCCTCCTTCAGTGTCATAGGAACAAAGCTGCCCTTATAATACAATTTTTCCATTTGTGTCCCGTTTATGACAAGAGTGGGGTATATTCTGACCATATCAGGTCCTATCCCCACTACTTTTTTAGCACTTATAAAATCTTTCTCATCTGTAGATCCAGGAAGTCCAGGCATAAGCTGTATTCCTAAATTTATACCAGATTCTTTGATCATTAATGAGGCTTCATAAACTTTCTCTGGGCTATATCCCCTGCCTGAAAGCTCTAAAACCTTTGGATCCAAAGACTGAACTCCAAGTTCTATTGTAGTTACACCATACTCCTTAAGCATAAGAAGTATTTCTCGTGATATATAATCAGGTCTAGTAGACATTCTTATTCCATCTATCAGACCTCTATCAATATACCTTTTAACCACTTCTAAATAATTTCTTTGAAGGTCTATTGAGATCCCTGTAAAAGTTCCACCAAAGAAAGCTACTTCTTTTCTTGATTCCTTTGGAAGAGTTTTTAAATAATCTTCAATAATTCCCTCTAATTCATCCAGAGTCACATCTGTTTCTATTCCTGTAATTTTCTTTTGGTTGCAGAATACACATGAATTAGGGCATCCAAAATGACTAATAAAAACCGGAATATTATAGTGCTTCATATGCTTTTACTCCCAGCTTCCTACAGGCATTTCTAGCCGCTGACTGCTCTGCACTCTTTTTATTTCTCCCTGTTCCTAGACCCATTAGCTCATCGTTTATTTTAACAGCTATCTCAAAAGATTTTCTGTGGTCAGGCCCCATCTCTTTTATAACTTCATAAGAAGGAATAACCTTGTATTCTCTCTGACTAAACTCTTGAAGAATCGTTTTAAAATCTATAAGGTCTTCATTTTCATCAATGTGATCTATAAATCGCTTAAGATGCTTTATGGCAAACTCTTTAGCTAGCATAAAATCAGAGTCAAGATAAACTGCACCTAATATAGCTTCAAATACATCTCCTAGTATAGAACTTCTGTCTCTTCCCCCTGTAAGCTCCTCTCCCTTACTCAAAAGAAGATGATTCCCTACTCCAAGTTTTCTAGAAATTTTAGCAAGTACAGGCTCACTGACAATCATTGATTTCAATTTTGCCAGATCCCCTTCACTTGAACTGGTAAAGTGCAAATAAAGATATTCTGTAACAACAAGATCTAGAACTGCATCTCCTAGCAGTTCTAGTCTCTCATTGTTTACCTTTTTGTAATCCCAGTTTTCATTTCCATAAGACCTGTGAATAAGGGCATGCTTCAGAAGTTTTTTGCTTTTAAATGTATACTTTAACTTTTTTTCAAGTTCTACAAAACAACTTTCTCCCACTGTCCTTCACACCTCTTATTTATATTTTTTCATTGCAATAACTGCGTTGTGTCCTCCGAAACCTAGAGAGTTTGAAAGACCTACTCTTATTTCTTTTTCCACAGCCACATTAGGTACATAATTAAGATCCAAAGCTGGATCTGGAGTATCATGATTTATAGTAGGAGGTAATATTCCTTCGCTTATAGCAAGTGCTAAGAATGCTCCTTCGATTCCTCCTGCTGCCCCTAGACCGTGTCCAGTGGCTCCTTTAGTTGAAGATACTGCAAGGTTATATGCATGATCTCCAAATATTGTTTTTATTGAAGCTGTTTCATTTCTATCATTTGCAGGAGTAGAAGTTCCGTGGGCATTGATATAGTCCACTTCAGACAAGTCTATTCCACCTTGTTCAAGGGCCATTTTTATAGCTCTTGCTCCGCCTTCTCCACCTTCTGCTGGTGATGTTATATGGTATGCATCACAAGTTTCACCATATCCTACAACTTCAGCATAGATTTTGGCTCCTCTAGCCTTAGCAGATTCAAGTTCCTCTAGTACTACTATTCCGGCTCCTTCTCCCATTACAAAACCGTCTCTGTCAGCTGTAAATGGTCTAGATGCTTTTTCTGGCTCATCATTTCTCGTTGAAAGGGCTTTCATATTTGCAAATCCGTTAATAGCAAACTTAGTAATGCAGGCTTCTGTACCTCCGGCGATCATTGCATCTGCTTTTCCGTTTTTGATAGTCTCAAAAGCATCCCCTATAGAGTGTGTTCCTGCCGCACAAGCAGTTACAACAGCTTTATTTGGTCCCTTTGCTCCTGTGTATATAGCCACATTTCCTGCTGCCATGTTTGATATCATTGCAGGTATTGTAAAAGGTGATATTCTCTTTATCCCCTTATTCAGCATTATTTCATGCTGCTGCTCCATTACCTCTATACCACCTATACCAGAAGATACAATAACCCCTACTTTTTCTGCATTTTCAGCAGTAATTTCAAGTTTTGAGTCCTCAATTGCCATTTTTGAAGCTGCAATAGCAAATTGAGAATTTCTAGCAAGTTTTTTTACTTCTTTTTTTTCAATTCCAAAATCAGCAGGATTAAAATCCTTTACCTCAGCTGCAACCTTTACAGGATTATCAGTAGCGTCAAAAGATTCAATCTTTCCCACTCCAGTTTTTCCTTCTTTTATTGATTTCCAAGTTTTTTCTACCCCTGTTCCCAAAGCAGTTACAAGGCCTATTCCAGTTACTACAACTCTTCTCACTTTATCCTTCACCTCTTCATGAAACTTTTTTTATTTTATCGTAAATGAGAGAACCCACTATAATAAGCGGTTTTTTCAATTTTCTATAAATACAATTATAGGGGTAATTAATTACCCCTATAATCTTAAAATATTACTTATTAGATTCGATGTAGTTTACTACGTCTTGAACAGTTTTGATCTTTTCAGCTTCTGTATCAGGAATTTCTACGTCAAATTCTTCTTCAAAAGCCATAATTAGCTCAACTGTATCTAGTGAATCCGCTCCTAAATCGTCTACGAAGTTCGCCTCAAGAGTTACTTGATCCGCGTCTACACCTAATTGATCTACTACTACTTCTTTAATTTTATCTAACATTCTTTTTCCTCCTTGGATTTTTTCATTAATTTTTTCTATTATGATAGTATCAAATTTAATGTTATTTTTCAAGATTTTTATATCTTAAACGCCTTTAAGGCATTAACATTCCGCCATTTACACTTAAAGTCTGACCTGTAATATAGCTAGAAAGGTCAGAAGAAAGAAACAGTACAGCATTTGCAATATCTTCAGGGGTTCCCATTGAACCCATAGGAATGTTTTTTGCAAATTCCTTCTTTACATCTTCACTTAATACATCTGTCATTTCAGACTGAATATATCCTGGAGCTACAGCATTTACTCTTACTCCTCTTTTTCCTACTTCTTTTGCTAGAGATTTAGTCATTCCTATCATACCTGCTTTCGAAGCAGAATAATTAACTTGACCGGCATTTCCCATTAGTCCCACAACTGATGCCATATTGATTATACTTCCAAATCTTTGCTTTACCATTGTTTTAAAGAAAGCCTGTGTACAGTTGTAAGTTCCTTTGAGGTTGATATTCATAACAAGATCAAAATCTTCCTCTTTC
This window encodes:
- the fabG gene encoding 3-oxoacyl-[acyl-carrier-protein] reductase produces the protein MIDLKGKVAVITGSARGIGRAVAEKLAQAGANLVITDILAEIGEKTAKEISEKYGIEAIFVPGNVVSSESMAELASKTLEKFGKIDILVNNAGITRDTLFMRMKEEDFDLVMNINLKGTYNCTQAFFKTMVKQRFGSIINMASVVGLMGNAGQVNYSASKAGMIGMTKSLAKEVGKRGVRVNAVAPGYIQSEMTDVLSEDVKKEFAKNIPMGSMGTPEDIANAVLFLSSDLSSYITGQTLSVNGGMLMP
- the fabF gene encoding beta-ketoacyl-ACP synthase II, yielding MRRVVVTGIGLVTALGTGVEKTWKSIKEGKTGVGKIESFDATDNPVKVAAEVKDFNPADFGIEKKEVKKLARNSQFAIAASKMAIEDSKLEITAENAEKVGVIVSSGIGGIEVMEQQHEIMLNKGIKRISPFTIPAMISNMAAGNVAIYTGAKGPNKAVVTACAAGTHSIGDAFETIKNGKADAMIAGGTEACITKFAINGFANMKALSTRNDEPEKASRPFTADRDGFVMGEGAGIVVLEELESAKARGAKIYAEVVGYGETCDAYHITSPAEGGEGGARAIKMALEQGGIDLSEVDYINAHGTSTPANDRNETASIKTIFGDHAYNLAVSSTKGATGHGLGAAGGIEGAFLALAISEGILPPTINHDTPDPALDLNYVPNVAVEKEIRVGLSNSLGFGGHNAVIAMKKYK
- the rnc gene encoding ribonuclease III gives rise to the protein MGESCFVELEKKLKYTFKSKKLLKHALIHRSYGNENWDYKKVNNERLELLGDAVLDLVVTEYLYLHFTSSSEGDLAKLKSMIVSEPVLAKISRKLGVGNHLLLSKGEELTGGRDRSSILGDVFEAILGAVYLDSDFMLAKEFAIKHLKRFIDHIDENEDLIDFKTILQEFSQREYKVIPSYEVIKEMGPDHRKSFEIAVKINDELMGLGTGRNKKSAEQSAARNACRKLGVKAYEAL
- a CDS encoding elongator complex protein 3; translation: MKHYNIPVFISHFGCPNSCVFCNQKKITGIETDVTLDELEGIIEDYLKTLPKESRKEVAFFGGTFTGISIDLQRNYLEVVKRYIDRGLIDGIRMSTRPDYISREILLMLKEYGVTTIELGVQSLDPKVLELSGRGYSPEKVYEASLMIKESGINLGIQLMPGLPGSTDEKDFISAKKVVGIGPDMVRIYPTLVINGTQMEKLYYKGSFVPMTLKEAVERVVPIYALFEKEGINIIRVGLQPSEDIREDGVIVSGPFHPSFRELVEGEIYFRFLSQKKDKEGNLHIKANEKNISKIVGNRGINKKNLGKNFKISIDNNLSLKKISVNGNLITREEILNGVIIR
- a CDS encoding acyl carrier protein is translated as MLDKIKEVVVDQLGVDADQVTLEANFVDDLGADSLDTVELIMAFEEEFDVEIPDTEAEKIKTVQDVVNYIESNK
- a CDS encoding Rne/Rng family ribonuclease, which codes for MNQIIINVDDFQTRAALLEDDKLTEFFIERSDEVKVTGNIYKGRVANVLPGMESAFLDIGLEKNAFLYVKDLREFEEMYLDGIENSDRPIEDLLNVGDEVVVQILKDPRGTKGARVTTHYTIPGKYLVLMPNNDYVAISQKIKNDKERKRLEELLKEIKPDNMGFIIRTAAEGKNELHFEREVEYLVKKWHDIERKISTSKPGDIIYRDNELVKTVLRDIFSSNIEELVIDNEKKYWEIIDYINAFSESSMKTKIKLYNENLPVFETYGVNSQLDKALKEVVWLDCGGYLVIQRTEALVSIDINTGKNTGRMNLEDTVFETNIEAAKEIPRQLRLRNMSGIIIIDFIDMKHEEDKLKVTEVLEEHLKKDRIKNNIIHFTDLGLIEMTRKRVGKPLSHYYQEECVHCNGTGKIKSKDSVINEVITEIKIVSDEKDISTVRLKISKELNGFFKGIYDEFIKVYLKSKGKFFKVEVDPLKDNYDYEILLEV